One Lentibacillus cibarius DNA window includes the following coding sequences:
- the tatA gene encoding twin-arginine translocase TatA/TatE family subunit, with product MANIGAPGLILILVLALIIFGPNKLPEIGQALGKTLREFKESTKDVLGSNDDHDKKDKNS from the coding sequence ATGGCGAACATCGGCGCACCTGGTTTAATACTAATTCTTGTACTAGCATTAATTATATTTGGCCCTAATAAGTTACCTGAAATCGGACAAGCGCTTGGAAAGACATTACGCGAATTCAAGGAATCGACAAAAGACGTTCTGGGTAGTAATGACGATCATGACAAAAAAGATAAAAACAGCTGA
- a CDS encoding acetyl-CoA hydrolase/transferase family protein has product MTAKLDRIHDEDLRGRVVSAENAASWITDGMTLGMSGFTRAGDVKAVPTALVNRAAHEQFKVNVFTGASLGSDIDKMFAEAGIINKRLPFQADPVMRKKINQGEFMFVDHHLSHTSEWIRHEVIETIDYAILEAISIKEDGTIIPSTSIGNSLVFAEHAKNIIVEINTAQPELLEGVHDLYSPAKQGERRPIPLTKPEDRIGEQGIKVDTSKIKGIVFTHQEDSPSTITQPDEETKIMADHLLDFLRDEVKSGRLTEELAPIQSGIGSVANAVLHGMVDSEFEHLQVYSEVLQDAVFDLMDAGKVDFASCCSITLSEERMKQVFSQFENYRDKLVMRPQEISNHPEIIRRLGLISINTALEFDIYGNVNSTHVSGTKMMNGIGGSGDFARNAKLAIFVTKSIAKDGDISSIVPFASHIDHTEHDVDVVVTEQGYADLRGLAPRERVPQIIENCAHPMYREQLWNYYLEALEHGGQTPHVLEKAFSWHTNYAKNGTMQERTLETV; this is encoded by the coding sequence ATGACAGCTAAACTTGATCGTATTCATGACGAAGACCTCCGTGGCCGTGTTGTATCAGCGGAAAATGCTGCCTCATGGATTACGGATGGCATGACGCTGGGGATGAGCGGGTTCACACGTGCGGGCGACGTGAAAGCGGTACCAACTGCACTTGTCAATAGGGCAGCGCACGAACAATTCAAAGTAAACGTATTTACCGGAGCATCGCTTGGTTCAGATATTGATAAAATGTTTGCCGAGGCAGGAATTATCAATAAGCGTCTACCGTTTCAAGCGGATCCTGTTATGCGTAAAAAAATTAATCAAGGCGAGTTCATGTTTGTCGACCACCATTTATCACATACTTCAGAATGGATTCGGCACGAGGTGATTGAAACAATTGATTATGCTATTTTGGAAGCGATTTCGATAAAAGAGGATGGGACGATTATTCCATCTACATCCATCGGTAATTCACTCGTATTTGCCGAGCATGCGAAAAATATTATCGTTGAAATTAATACCGCCCAGCCTGAGTTGTTGGAGGGGGTACATGATTTGTATAGCCCAGCCAAACAAGGTGAGCGCCGGCCGATTCCACTGACAAAGCCGGAAGATCGTATTGGTGAACAAGGGATTAAGGTTGACACATCGAAAATAAAGGGAATTGTGTTCACGCATCAAGAGGATTCACCATCAACAATTACTCAGCCTGATGAAGAGACGAAAATCATGGCTGATCACTTACTTGACTTTTTGCGGGACGAAGTGAAATCCGGTCGCCTAACAGAGGAGCTTGCACCGATTCAATCTGGGATCGGTTCGGTTGCTAATGCCGTATTACATGGTATGGTCGATTCGGAGTTTGAACATCTGCAAGTCTATTCTGAAGTTTTGCAGGATGCTGTATTTGACTTGATGGATGCAGGAAAGGTTGACTTTGCTTCTTGCTGTTCGATTACGCTGTCGGAGGAAAGAATGAAGCAAGTCTTTTCCCAGTTCGAAAACTACCGTGACAAATTGGTCATGCGCCCGCAGGAGATTTCTAACCATCCGGAAATCATTCGCCGACTTGGACTCATTTCTATTAATACAGCGTTGGAGTTTGACATTTATGGAAACGTCAACTCTACACACGTATCCGGTACGAAAATGATGAATGGTATTGGCGGCTCGGGTGACTTCGCTCGTAATGCTAAATTAGCAATATTTGTCACGAAATCGATTGCGAAAGACGGAGACATCTCCAGCATCGTTCCGTTCGCCTCCCATATCGATCACACGGAACATGATGTGGATGTCGTCGTCACAGAGCAAGGGTATGCAGACCTGCGCGGGTTGGCACCAAGAGAGCGCGTACCGCAAATTATCGAAAACTGTGCCCACCCAATGTACCGGGAACAGCTTTGGAATTACTATCTTGAAGCACTTGAGCATGGCGGCCAGACACCACACGTTCTAGAAAAAGCCTTTTCCTGGCACACAAACTATGCCAAAAATGGCACGATGCAAGAACGTACTTTAGAAACGGTTTAA
- a CDS encoding P-II family nitrogen regulator translates to MSVTIQGQKLLITIVHKDKAKKVVQASRNAGAQGGTTILGEGFRLNEKKRVLGIPVERERAVILTLVSDEIFGDVRNAIIDSVRLDKPRHGIGFVIDTKQIAGINHLLGWNGEGAETVKEGAADTMSEQNVLYDLIITIVNRGDSERVVDATRKAGAEGGTILHGRGTGVHEKAKLFNIMIEPEKEMVLTLIDRSKTKEVLQTINEDAELKKPGKGIAFVLEVDSTVGISHQMNEWVKEEYKKQKRKKKKKEE, encoded by the coding sequence ATGTCAGTGACGATTCAAGGGCAAAAGCTTCTGATCACCATCGTCCATAAAGATAAGGCTAAAAAGGTTGTCCAGGCGTCACGGAATGCCGGTGCACAAGGCGGAACGACCATTTTAGGAGAGGGGTTCCGGCTCAATGAAAAAAAACGTGTACTCGGCATACCGGTAGAACGTGAACGTGCCGTCATACTGACACTTGTATCCGATGAAATTTTTGGCGATGTCCGGAACGCGATTATTGATTCCGTTCGTTTGGATAAACCGAGACATGGAATTGGCTTTGTTATTGATACGAAACAAATTGCCGGCATCAACCACTTGCTCGGGTGGAATGGGGAAGGTGCCGAAACGGTCAAGGAGGGTGCTGCTGACACAATGAGTGAGCAAAACGTGTTATATGATCTAATCATTACTATTGTCAATCGAGGCGATTCGGAAAGAGTAGTCGATGCAACCAGAAAAGCTGGCGCAGAAGGCGGAACCATCCTACATGGGCGCGGTACAGGAGTCCATGAAAAAGCTAAACTGTTTAATATCATGATTGAACCGGAAAAAGAAATGGTTCTGACGTTGATCGACCGAAGTAAAACAAAAGAAGTGCTGCAGACGATCAATGAAGATGCGGAGTTGAAAAAACCTGGTAAAGGAATCGCCTTTGTTTTGGAAGTTGACAGCACGGTTGGCATCAGCCATCAAATGAATGAATGGGTGAAAGAAGAATATAAAAAACAAAAGCGGAAGAAGAAAAAGAAGGAAGAGTGA
- a CDS encoding DMT family transporter, translating to MKRAWIFVVILCLLELCWVYGLNIATSWWHYIGVFLIMLTDLECFRKACKELPTGTVYAIFASAGTAGIALMDVILFDASLGVAKLSFIFLLVAGVVGLQLADRKVEKQAKEGVN from the coding sequence ATGAAACGAGCTTGGATATTCGTTGTAATTTTATGTTTGCTTGAATTGTGTTGGGTATATGGTTTAAATATTGCAACAAGCTGGTGGCATTATATAGGGGTCTTTTTGATTATGTTGACGGATCTGGAATGCTTCCGCAAGGCCTGTAAAGAACTGCCGACTGGTACCGTTTATGCCATTTTTGCATCGGCGGGGACGGCTGGTATTGCATTAATGGATGTTATTTTATTTGATGCAAGTTTAGGCGTAGCAAAATTATCTTTCATCTTTCTTTTAGTTGCGGGCGTTGTTGGTTTGCAGCTTGCTGACAGAAAGGTGGAAAAACAGGCGAAAGAAGGTGTTAACTGA
- a CDS encoding DUF1538 domain-containing protein yields the protein MTFDIFGGFLGTMQEVAIALLPLAILFAIFHFIFLKLPPRKLLDICIGFVLAFAGLSLFLQGVHIGFMPFGEHMGNVLGGLSFKWILIPIGFVIGFFAIYAEPAVAVMVEQAEKVSGGYIPEKLLLYTLSTGVGISVALSMIRLIYGFSLWYFIIPGYIIAFVMVRFSPRTFTSIAFDSGGVSTGPMTATFVLAMFTGIAGQIEGRDPLLDGFGMVAMVALAPILSVLTLGILFSRKEKSQYVSDDSRAKASDHHRP from the coding sequence ATGACGTTTGATATATTTGGCGGGTTTCTCGGGACGATGCAGGAAGTCGCCATTGCGTTACTGCCGCTCGCGATTTTATTCGCGATATTTCATTTTATTTTTTTAAAACTACCACCAAGGAAACTGCTGGATATTTGTATCGGTTTTGTTTTGGCCTTCGCGGGACTCTCCCTGTTTCTTCAAGGGGTACATATCGGGTTCATGCCGTTCGGTGAGCATATGGGCAATGTACTGGGCGGATTATCGTTTAAATGGATCCTCATTCCGATTGGGTTTGTTATTGGCTTTTTTGCCATTTATGCGGAACCTGCTGTCGCTGTCATGGTCGAACAGGCAGAAAAGGTATCCGGTGGTTATATTCCGGAAAAATTGCTGCTGTACACGTTATCGACCGGGGTCGGCATATCCGTTGCTCTGTCTATGATACGGCTCATTTACGGTTTTTCCCTATGGTATTTTATCATTCCAGGATATATAATAGCATTTGTTATGGTACGGTTTTCACCAAGAACGTTCACATCGATTGCATTCGACTCAGGTGGCGTATCGACAGGACCAATGACCGCGACGTTTGTGCTGGCCATGTTTACCGGAATTGCCGGGCAGATTGAGGGACGCGATCCGCTTTTGGACGGATTCGGAATGGTTGCAATGGTCGCGTTGGCTCCGATATTATCTGTGTTGACACTTGGAATATTGTTCAGCAGAAAGGAGAAGAGTCAGTATGTCAGTGACGATTCAAGGGCAAAAGCTTCTGATCACCATCGTCCATAA
- a CDS encoding DUF1538 domain-containing protein, translating into MDNIKETVLEVIYSIAPIALVITLLQFTIIWLPMEAFIQFLIGVLFVGVGLILFLLGVNVGLLPVGEMIGSALTKTKKLWVIIMFGFLLGVVVTIAEPDVRVLSSQIENVSSGAIPQSMLILAVALGVGIFVGLAMLRIIFNISIVYLLAGGYALIFLIAAFTPSYFVPISFDSGGVTTGPLTVPFVLALGVGVATVIRGKTASSDGFGLVGLASIGPILSVLILGVIYG; encoded by the coding sequence ATGGACAATATTAAGGAAACAGTGCTGGAAGTTATTTATTCAATTGCTCCGATTGCACTTGTCATTACCCTTCTGCAATTTACAATTATATGGCTGCCGATGGAGGCTTTTATACAATTTTTAATCGGTGTCCTGTTTGTCGGGGTTGGACTTATCCTTTTTTTACTAGGTGTTAATGTCGGGTTGCTTCCGGTTGGGGAAATGATTGGCTCAGCACTAACAAAAACAAAGAAACTATGGGTCATTATCATGTTTGGCTTTCTGCTTGGTGTGGTTGTAACGATTGCGGAGCCTGATGTGCGCGTGCTTTCATCACAAATTGAAAATGTCTCTAGCGGGGCGATTCCACAAAGTATGCTTATCCTCGCTGTCGCACTGGGCGTCGGTATTTTTGTAGGTCTGGCCATGTTACGGATTATTTTCAACATCAGCATTGTTTATTTACTGGCAGGCGGTTATGCGCTCATCTTTTTGATTGCGGCGTTTACCCCGTCGTATTTCGTACCCATTTCCTTTGATTCCGGCGGGGTAACGACAGGACCGTTGACCGTACCGTTTGTGCTGGCGCTTGGGGTTGGTGTCGCCACAGTAATCAGAGGGAAAACAGCCTCAAGTGATGGATTTGGCCTTGTCGGGTTGGCGTCGATTGGGCCGATTCTATCCGTACTCATTTTGGGAGTGATTTATGGATGA
- a CDS encoding MarR family winged helix-turn-helix transcriptional regulator, giving the protein MNDNIFKLIRAVEMFNNETIVRFNESYSHPIGISSILVLLELREKGPNKSSAIAKALSYTPGAMTNIANKLINGGYAVRKYDEQDRRQVLLAITDQGQQALVDAQKAGEALHKDLFDILTHEEIRQFQTIYEKLLHHLGKGYVSP; this is encoded by the coding sequence ATGAACGATAATATTTTTAAACTGATTCGTGCAGTTGAAATGTTCAATAATGAGACAATTGTTCGCTTCAACGAATCATACAGTCATCCAATTGGCATTTCGTCAATCCTTGTTTTGCTTGAATTGCGTGAGAAAGGGCCTAATAAGTCATCAGCTATTGCCAAAGCATTAAGTTATACTCCCGGTGCTATGACAAACATAGCGAATAAACTGATTAACGGAGGTTATGCTGTTCGTAAATACGACGAACAAGACCGGCGACAAGTGCTGCTGGCCATTACAGATCAGGGACAACAGGCATTGGTCGATGCGCAAAAGGCAGGCGAGGCATTGCATAAAGATTTGTTTGACATACTTACGCACGAGGAAATCCGGCAGTTTCAGACCATTTATGAAAAATTGCTGCATCATTTGGGAAAAGGGTATGTGTCCCCCTAA
- a CDS encoding NAD(P)/FAD-dependent oxidoreductase, which produces MRNVVILGGGYGGVNIVQNLIEEDLPEDVHITVIDRNPYHSIKTEFYTIAAGTSADKNVRMEFPEHDKVNYIYAEITKIDTENKQILFQDRSEPAAYDYLVIGLGCEDNYHGVEGAADYTESIQTFHRARHTGMAIGNLNAYGKATIVGAGLSGIEVAAEIRESRPDLNIRLLDRGKSVLKAFDRKIQNYVEDWFMKNDVEVLHEANVEYVEKDGVCNNGVCYVNDVTIWTAGVRPNYLVRELPYKKDEQDKIVINNFYQVPEEPHVYVVGDCAASEHSPSAQLARQQGEQIAEVLYAVLKGEKPKEPGKLKLKGTLGSLGSSEGFGEMMSQSVVGYIPRLAKSGVLWLNKRH; this is translated from the coding sequence ATGAGAAATGTTGTTATCCTTGGTGGTGGGTATGGCGGTGTCAACATCGTCCAAAATCTGATTGAAGAGGATTTACCTGAAGATGTGCATATTACGGTGATTGACCGCAATCCATACCATTCCATTAAAACAGAATTTTACACTATAGCTGCCGGTACATCCGCTGACAAAAATGTGCGCATGGAGTTCCCGGAACACGACAAAGTCAACTATATCTATGCAGAAATCACCAAAATCGACACGGAAAACAAACAAATTCTATTTCAAGATCGTAGTGAACCAGCAGCTTATGACTATTTAGTAATTGGTCTTGGGTGCGAAGACAATTACCATGGTGTTGAAGGTGCAGCAGATTATACCGAAAGCATCCAAACATTTCATCGGGCACGCCATACAGGAATGGCAATCGGTAACTTAAATGCATACGGAAAAGCCACGATTGTCGGCGCTGGTCTTAGTGGTATTGAAGTGGCAGCGGAAATACGAGAAAGCAGACCAGATTTAAATATTAGGCTGCTTGACCGCGGGAAATCCGTATTAAAGGCATTTGACCGTAAAATTCAAAATTACGTGGAAGACTGGTTCATGAAAAATGACGTGGAAGTACTTCACGAGGCAAACGTCGAGTATGTTGAAAAAGACGGTGTTTGCAATAACGGGGTCTGTTACGTAAACGACGTTACCATCTGGACGGCTGGTGTGCGCCCGAACTATCTGGTACGTGAACTGCCGTATAAAAAAGATGAACAAGACAAAATTGTAATCAATAACTTTTATCAGGTGCCTGAAGAGCCACACGTTTATGTTGTCGGTGACTGTGCGGCCTCGGAGCATTCACCAAGTGCGCAACTCGCCAGACAGCAAGGAGAACAAATCGCTGAAGTATTGTATGCCGTTTTAAAAGGGGAAAAGCCAAAAGAACCCGGCAAATTAAAGTTGAAAGGAACACTTGGCTCTCTAGGTAGTTCAGAAGGATTCGGAGAGATGATGTCCCAATCCGTTGTCGGCTACATTCCGCGCCTGGCCAAATCCGGCGTACTATGGCTTAATAAACGGCACTAA
- a CDS encoding AbrB family transcriptional regulator: protein MVSKWLGFVEALVVALVGVTIFTVIHIPLPWLIGSLVMVAVWSLSTQRELYWPFLFRKIAMILLGYLIGTSFTKETLIQMGDHIPSMVMVTALTVVFSLLLGVAFSKLTGLDLPSCMIGSVPGGLSQIMVLLDEAKGLNPTVITFLQTMRVMGIVIAVPIVTVYVIGSDPNGAASPGANGGEASAGWLELPIYTYILYPLIMVAGAWLFSRLRVPAALLLGPMVVTIALNVTEIPAPALPVSFIDLAQLFIGVHIGLQMKPRELPNWKKIMVYTLVTIVLLVLFGFGLGYGLAHLYELSYGTALLSTAPGGMVEMGLTAVAVGGDASVVTSYQLFRLLVIILLVPLFFKWLTKRYSDG from the coding sequence ATGGTGAGCAAGTGGCTTGGGTTTGTCGAAGCGCTGGTGGTGGCGCTTGTTGGCGTTACGATTTTTACAGTCATACATATTCCGCTCCCGTGGCTGATTGGTTCGCTCGTTATGGTAGCGGTATGGAGCTTAAGTACACAGCGGGAGCTATACTGGCCGTTTCTTTTTCGAAAAATTGCCATGATACTGCTCGGCTATTTGATTGGTACGTCATTTACAAAAGAAACACTTATTCAAATGGGGGATCATATTCCGTCAATGGTTATGGTAACGGCGCTGACGGTTGTGTTTAGCTTGCTTTTAGGAGTCGCTTTTTCCAAGCTAACGGGGCTCGATTTGCCCAGCTGCATGATTGGCAGTGTGCCTGGCGGGTTATCCCAGATTATGGTGCTTCTTGATGAGGCGAAGGGGTTGAATCCCACGGTCATCACGTTTCTGCAGACGATGCGTGTGATGGGCATTGTCATTGCCGTGCCGATTGTGACGGTGTATGTCATTGGCAGTGATCCCAATGGGGCTGCGAGTCCGGGAGCTAACGGTGGTGAAGCAAGTGCAGGCTGGCTGGAGCTTCCGATATACACCTATATACTGTATCCGTTAATTATGGTGGCAGGTGCGTGGTTGTTTAGCCGATTGCGCGTTCCTGCTGCGTTATTGCTTGGGCCAATGGTGGTAACGATAGCACTGAATGTCACAGAGATTCCGGCTCCAGCATTGCCTGTGAGCTTCATTGATCTTGCGCAGTTGTTTATCGGCGTACATATCGGCCTGCAGATGAAACCACGGGAACTACCAAACTGGAAAAAAATCATGGTCTATACATTGGTGACGATTGTTTTACTTGTGTTGTTCGGGTTCGGCCTTGGCTATGGTCTCGCCCATTTATATGAGCTCAGTTACGGCACGGCTTTGCTCAGTACAGCACCAGGCGGAATGGTCGAGATGGGGTTGACGGCAGTAGCGGTTGGCGGTGACGCGTCGGTGGTGACGAGCTATCAGCTTTTCCGATTGCTGGTGATTATTTTATTGGTCCCATTGTTTTTCAAGTGGCTGACAAAGCGGTATTCAGATGGCTGA
- a CDS encoding DMT family transporter yields the protein MGWLFILVASVFEIIGVIGLQFASQNRSIRNVLMYIGGFGGSVAMLNLSFAYLQVTIAYAVWVGIGTAGAVLLSIFFFGESGNWSRICSLAVIIVGVVGLKAVS from the coding sequence ATGGGATGGCTATTCATTTTGGTTGCATCAGTATTTGAAATCATTGGTGTAATAGGCCTGCAATTTGCCAGTCAGAATCGGTCAATTAGAAATGTTTTGATGTATATCGGCGGATTCGGGGGATCGGTCGCTATGCTTAATCTCTCATTTGCTTATTTACAGGTTACTATTGCTTATGCAGTTTGGGTTGGTATAGGAACAGCAGGCGCGGTGTTGCTTAGCATCTTCTTTTTCGGGGAGTCAGGCAATTGGTCTCGCATTTGCAGTCTTGCAGTCATTATTGTTGGCGTAGTCGGGCTAAAAGCAGTTTCGTAA
- a CDS encoding LytTR family DNA-binding domain-containing protein, with protein MDRLTFGSLFDVVGELFSDEISIAVSDTAEYVYYRPSKRIDLKIRPGDPVIAGTIAYKALHTEQKVSEFIDRSVFGVPYHGMAVPFYQLGKLQGCVTAIYPVMTEGKSVVTVKTADGWKPIPFHDVVYLEAKDRKTHVYADEFTGTTKRALQEYEYSLPHETFIRCHRSFIVNVHHIADIYPDTHSTFLLAMDNGSQVPVSQSYSSYFRKLLGF; from the coding sequence ATGGACCGCTTAACGTTTGGTTCTCTGTTTGATGTGGTTGGGGAACTTTTTTCTGATGAAATATCTATCGCTGTTTCGGATACAGCGGAATACGTTTATTACCGTCCGAGTAAACGGATTGATTTAAAAATTAGACCAGGCGATCCTGTCATTGCAGGGACGATTGCCTATAAAGCATTGCACACCGAGCAAAAGGTTTCTGAATTTATTGACCGCAGTGTGTTCGGGGTGCCATATCATGGGATGGCTGTTCCGTTTTATCAATTGGGCAAGCTTCAAGGGTGCGTTACCGCTATCTATCCAGTTATGACTGAGGGCAAATCGGTTGTCACGGTGAAAACGGCCGATGGATGGAAGCCAATCCCGTTTCATGATGTTGTCTATTTGGAAGCAAAAGACCGGAAGACACACGTATATGCAGATGAATTTACCGGCACAACGAAACGTGCACTGCAGGAGTATGAATACTCTCTGCCGCATGAGACATTCATACGTTGCCACCGGTCGTTTATCGTTAATGTACATCATATTGCAGATATTTACCCAGACACCCACTCGACATTTCTGTTAGCAATGGATAATGGCTCCCAAGTTCCGGTAAGTCAATCGTATTCCAGCTATTTCCGAAAATTGCTCGGGTTTTAG
- a CDS encoding TetR family transcriptional regulator, with protein sequence MDNKKERIIQSAIEVFREKGLEKTKVSDIVKGAGIAQGTFYLYFSSKLSVMLSIAEVMTEKILVEIEAKVQEESSLSLKLEQVVDTVFAITREYRDIFALTYAGLASVEYRQEWEAIYEPYYDWLSAELENAKAAGVIRQSLNPKRTAEILIGLIEDAAEQTYMYTRQDERTAALKKKEVLDFAGHALGLE encoded by the coding sequence ATGGATAATAAGAAAGAAAGAATCATTCAATCGGCAATAGAAGTTTTTCGTGAAAAGGGATTAGAAAAAACGAAAGTATCGGACATCGTAAAAGGCGCCGGCATTGCGCAAGGCACTTTTTATCTATATTTTTCATCAAAACTATCGGTCATGCTTTCCATTGCAGAGGTGATGACAGAAAAAATACTGGTGGAAATAGAGGCAAAAGTGCAAGAAGAATCATCTCTGTCTTTGAAACTCGAACAAGTTGTCGATACTGTGTTTGCTATCACAAGGGAATACCGTGATATCTTTGCACTTACATATGCAGGACTTGCATCTGTTGAGTATAGGCAAGAATGGGAAGCCATTTATGAACCTTATTACGATTGGTTAAGTGCTGAACTGGAGAATGCGAAAGCAGCCGGTGTCATCCGACAGTCATTAAACCCAAAGCGAACAGCTGAAATTTTAATCGGATTGATTGAGGATGCCGCAGAACAAACATACATGTATACCCGCCAGGACGAGCGGACAGCGGCTTTAAAGAAAAAAGAAGTATTGGATTTTGCAGGGCATGCTCTCGGATTAGAGTGA
- a CDS encoding PaaI family thioesterase produces the protein MINQIKHAIQDDYPDDFSHCYGCGRLNQEGYHFRTGWDGDKTVTIYTPEPQHTAIPGFVYGGLIASLIDCHGTGSASLALHRKHGHEPGSTQEPPRFVTASLHVDFVKPTPQGQTLKAVGTPEEIHPKKFKIHTEVYAGDTVCAKAVVTAAVMPAAFTANN, from the coding sequence ATGATCAATCAAATCAAGCATGCTATTCAGGATGATTATCCGGATGACTTTTCCCATTGTTATGGGTGCGGACGGCTCAACCAGGAAGGCTACCACTTCCGGACGGGTTGGGACGGGGACAAAACAGTGACCATTTATACACCAGAACCACAGCATACAGCGATTCCTGGCTTTGTGTACGGCGGTTTGATTGCCTCGCTGATTGACTGCCATGGTACAGGATCAGCGTCACTGGCACTGCACCGAAAACATGGACATGAGCCTGGTAGCACTCAGGAGCCGCCAAGGTTTGTGACGGCATCACTCCATGTGGATTTCGTCAAACCGACACCACAGGGGCAGACACTCAAAGCAGTCGGTACACCTGAAGAAATCCATCCAAAAAAATTTAAAATCCATACGGAAGTGTATGCAGGCGACACCGTCTGTGCGAAAGCCGTAGTGACAGCAGCCGTCATGCCAGCCGCATTTACTGCGAATAATTAG
- a CDS encoding SDR family NAD(P)-dependent oxidoreductase, protein MGRLQDKVAIITGGAGGIGQGMATAFVKEGAKVVIVDLDEEAGQKAIKHLQQHQPESTFIQANLAEHDKLKSIVDQVVDKYGKLDILVNNAHASKNKPFLETTQKDLDLSFDTGFYPTFYLMQAAIPHLQETKGKIINFASGAGIEGHANQAAYAAAKEAIRAITRVTANEFGKDGINVNLIAPIANSPGVQQWAKEQPEYYQEVLENIPMRRFGELEEDIGRAAVFLASEDAGYITGQTINVDGGSIKF, encoded by the coding sequence ATGGGGAGATTACAGGATAAGGTTGCCATTATTACAGGCGGTGCTGGTGGCATTGGCCAGGGGATGGCAACAGCTTTTGTTAAAGAAGGTGCCAAGGTTGTGATTGTGGATCTTGATGAAGAAGCCGGTCAGAAGGCAATTAAGCATTTGCAGCAGCACCAGCCGGAGTCGACATTTATTCAAGCTAATTTAGCTGAGCATGATAAACTAAAAAGTATTGTGGATCAAGTTGTGGACAAGTATGGGAAACTGGATATTCTCGTAAATAATGCACATGCATCGAAAAACAAACCTTTTTTGGAAACGACCCAAAAGGACTTGGACTTGTCGTTTGATACTGGTTTTTATCCGACATTCTACTTGATGCAGGCAGCGATTCCTCATTTACAGGAGACCAAAGGGAAAATCATCAATTTTGCATCTGGTGCCGGGATAGAAGGACATGCCAATCAAGCGGCATACGCAGCAGCAAAAGAAGCCATTCGTGCGATTACAAGGGTTACCGCCAATGAATTCGGTAAAGATGGTATTAACGTCAATCTGATTGCTCCAATTGCTAATTCACCTGGTGTACAGCAGTGGGCGAAAGAACAACCGGAATACTATCAGGAAGTTTTGGAAAACATTCCAATGCGTCGTTTCGGTGAACTGGAAGAAGATATTGGCCGTGCCGCTGTATTCCTTGCAAGTGAAGACGCTGGTTATATTACGGGGCAAACCATCAATGTCGATGGCGGCTCCATTAAATTTTAA